The Vibrio splendidus genome has a window encoding:
- the luxN gene encoding quorum-sensing autoinducer 1 sensor kinase/phosphatase LuxN gives MFDFGLEAIIYAKAITLLATVAVVVMWLLYYCYRLKQKNEVIAGTHHAPYIAYSICIVAWISSNAYFHTDLLPELGASAAVFAAKFANLASFFAFAFAYYFSCKLAAEQRNGKVHAWQQAIFVTLTVYSFFINLSPGLTVEHVTIAGPSQFVIEFGTHTPYFFIGMISFVVLTLFNLVAMRANSSKLTLAKTNYMIAGILVFMLSTATIHLGMTYFLRDFSLTWLPPALSISEMLFVGYALLTSRFYSVKYLAYMSLNTLLVCAILVIPFGAIFIPLTDDNQWLIAIPICAVIGITWHLLYKRVSNYASFFIYGNKKTPVQQILALEEDFKLSIDDAMRRLGSLLQIPEDKLRLVNSNYNETFYEDYLSTNKSVLVFDELSQELDYTAPAKRSIKALYDKMSSNDTALVMPLFGQGKSVTHLLVSSHKSNDQMFSNEEISALQTLLTRVQSTIEADRRIRQSRALANSIAHEMRNPLAQVQLQFELLKQHIDNQAPAKQILLDIENGQAAIQRGRQLIDIILREVSDSSPEHGPITMTSIHKAVDQAVSHYGFENEKIIERIRLPQHADFVAKLNETLFNFVIFNLIRNAIYYFDSYPDSQIEISTKTGAYENVLTFRDTGPGIDEAIVHKIFDDFFSYQKSGGSGLGLGYCQRVMRSFGGKVECHSKLGEFTEFHLYFPVVPNAPKADALRTPYFNDWKSNQAATENKTNVDAKPDNQAATQNSEPTSTLTPGNHLAPTVLIVDDKEVQRTLVQMYLSRLGVNSLQAKNGENAVELFKTHKVDLILMDVQMPIMNGFDASQIIKARSPQTPIIALSGESGQHELDMISKLMDGRLEKPTSLKALQHVLDNWLEKGWASNASKETESE, from the coding sequence ATGTTTGATTTTGGCCTAGAGGCGATCATCTATGCAAAAGCAATCACGCTGCTTGCTACCGTGGCTGTGGTTGTTATGTGGTTGCTCTATTATTGCTACCGCCTAAAACAAAAGAACGAAGTCATTGCGGGGACACACCATGCCCCGTACATCGCCTATTCGATCTGTATTGTTGCGTGGATCAGTAGCAACGCCTATTTCCATACCGATTTATTGCCAGAACTTGGGGCCTCGGCCGCTGTGTTCGCGGCAAAGTTTGCCAACCTCGCCTCTTTCTTTGCGTTTGCCTTTGCCTATTACTTCTCGTGCAAACTCGCAGCCGAACAACGTAATGGTAAGGTTCATGCGTGGCAGCAAGCCATTTTTGTCACACTGACTGTCTACTCCTTCTTTATCAATTTAAGTCCGGGGTTAACCGTTGAACATGTCACGATTGCTGGCCCAAGCCAGTTCGTGATCGAGTTTGGCACACACACACCGTACTTCTTTATCGGGATGATCAGCTTCGTTGTCCTGACGCTATTCAACCTCGTGGCCATGCGCGCCAACAGCAGCAAGCTTACCTTAGCCAAAACCAACTACATGATCGCGGGCATCTTAGTGTTCATGCTGTCTACTGCGACAATCCATCTAGGTATGACCTACTTCTTGCGTGACTTCTCACTCACTTGGCTGCCACCAGCCTTGTCGATCAGTGAGATGTTGTTCGTTGGCTATGCTCTACTGACCTCTCGCTTCTATAGCGTGAAATACCTTGCGTACATGAGCCTAAATACGTTGTTGGTGTGTGCAATTTTGGTGATACCTTTTGGCGCGATATTTATCCCACTGACAGACGATAACCAATGGCTCATTGCTATCCCGATCTGCGCGGTTATCGGCATCACTTGGCATTTACTCTACAAACGTGTGAGCAACTACGCCTCCTTCTTTATCTACGGAAACAAGAAAACGCCAGTACAACAGATCCTCGCGCTAGAAGAGGATTTCAAGCTATCAATTGATGATGCAATGCGTCGTTTGGGTAGCCTACTGCAAATTCCAGAAGATAAGCTACGTCTAGTGAACAGCAACTACAACGAAACCTTCTACGAAGATTATCTGTCTACTAACAAGTCCGTTTTAGTGTTCGATGAGTTGTCTCAGGAGCTTGATTACACCGCACCAGCCAAGCGCTCAATCAAAGCCCTGTATGACAAAATGAGCTCCAACGATACCGCCTTGGTGATGCCTCTATTCGGCCAGGGTAAATCGGTCACGCACTTGTTAGTATCGTCACACAAGAGCAACGATCAGATGTTCTCTAACGAAGAGATCTCTGCCCTGCAAACCTTGTTAACTCGAGTACAAAGCACTATCGAAGCCGATAGACGTATCCGCCAAAGTCGTGCCCTTGCTAACTCAATCGCTCATGAAATGCGTAACCCACTGGCTCAAGTGCAATTGCAATTTGAACTATTAAAACAGCACATTGATAATCAAGCTCCAGCGAAACAGATCTTACTTGATATTGAGAACGGCCAAGCTGCGATTCAACGTGGTCGACAGCTGATTGATATCATCTTGCGAGAAGTCAGTGATAGCTCACCCGAGCATGGACCAATCACCATGACCTCTATCCACAAGGCCGTGGATCAAGCCGTCAGCCATTATGGCTTTGAGAACGAGAAGATCATTGAGCGAATTCGTTTACCACAACATGCTGATTTTGTCGCAAAACTGAATGAAACCCTATTCAACTTCGTTATTTTCAACCTGATACGTAACGCGATCTACTACTTTGACTCTTATCCAGACAGCCAAATTGAGATCAGCACCAAAACTGGGGCTTACGAGAACGTCCTCACATTCCGTGATACCGGCCCCGGCATTGACGAAGCCATCGTTCATAAGATCTTTGATGACTTCTTCTCTTACCAAAAAAGCGGTGGTAGTGGTTTAGGTTTAGGCTACTGCCAACGTGTAATGCGTTCATTTGGTGGCAAAGTTGAATGCCATTCCAAACTTGGCGAGTTTACTGAGTTCCACCTGTACTTCCCTGTTGTGCCCAATGCACCCAAAGCAGACGCACTTCGTACACCTTACTTCAATGATTGGAAAAGTAACCAAGCCGCAACTGAAAACAAAACCAACGTAGACGCTAAGCCAGACAACCAAGCGGCAACGCAAAATTCAGAACCAACAAGCACGCTAACCCCAGGGAATCATTTGGCTCCAACCGTGCTTATCGTCGATGATAAAGAAGTACAACGCACGCTTGTTCAAATGTACCTGAGCCGACTTGGCGTAAATAGCTTACAAGCCAAAAACGGTGAGAATGCCGTCGAGCTGTTCAAAACACACAAGGTCGATTTGATCTTAATGGACGTACAAATGCCGATAATGAATGGTTTTGACGCCAGCCAAATTATCAAGGCACGCTCTCCTCAAACACCAATCATTGCTTTGTCTGGCGAATCAGGACAACACGAGTTAGATATGATCAGTAAACTGATGGATGGTCGCCTAGAGAAGCCAACCTCTTTGAAGGCACTGCAACACGTACTGGACAACTGGCTAGAGAAAGGCTGGGCGTCAAACGCCTCTAAAGAAACAGAAAGTGAATAG
- a CDS encoding M9 family metallopeptidase, translated as MSHPRLFPRHRLALACMIASVSSFSFAENQCDVADLQQASDLVSSVSAADNACYSAWFSADESSLNNIYSEASLSRIQFTLNLEIARYRGEPEQARRLENLGEFVRAAYYVRYNAQAQDFSEALSQRFAQSTIAFLTNPNALNQGREQVGAMKSLTLMVDNVKQLPLTMDAQLAALSHFNSETAQDSQWVDGLNNLFRAMAGHAARDDFYDYMASHTQHIDTLAAFARDNSWALDTDAGFLVYNAVRETGRLLASPNKETKDKALRVMQQVMVQNPLGSEHDKLWLAAVEMMGYYAPEGLNGLDLEQAKRDLAMRVLPNRHECQGPAIIRSQDLSASQAIEACDVLAAKEAQFHQVANTGQQPVADDNNNRVEVAVFGSKGSYTDYSAFLFGNTTDNGGQYLEGNPAEVGNVARFVAYRYANGDDLSILNLEHEYTHYLDARFNQYGSFSDNLAHGYVVWWLEGFAEFMHYQQGYDAAINLIASGKMSLSDVFATTYSHDSNRIYRWGYLAVRFMMEEHPQDVESLLALSRSGQFAEWAQQVKVFGQQYNGEFERWLESVSTEPEIPNPDPNPGEPTDPTEKFTVLVANQSVVLSGEAYSEQLFYVDVPENTKHFSVSIEGHALGQSQGDADLYVSYNKQAHYYDFEFSQYGNGSNEHVTFEPEASGYIKPGRYYMSIAGRTDFNDVALLASLETETPTPPTQEQDDLTPVVLESGQAQVLTVHQRRYAAVYVPQGVQEVRVWLNDKNTEQPNRGNVDLFASHSYWPTAGQHDYASDYRGSNEYLQIPVTEEGYVHFLLSAEQQGDDVEMLVYFH; from the coding sequence ATGTCTCATCCCCGTTTATTCCCACGTCATCGTTTGGCGCTTGCTTGCATGATCGCCAGTGTTTCTAGTTTTTCTTTTGCCGAAAATCAATGTGATGTTGCTGATCTTCAACAGGCATCTGATCTCGTTTCTTCAGTTTCAGCAGCAGACAACGCTTGTTATAGCGCTTGGTTCTCGGCAGATGAAAGTTCATTGAACAATATCTACAGCGAAGCGAGCTTAAGTCGCATTCAATTTACGCTGAACCTAGAAATAGCCCGTTATCGAGGCGAACCTGAACAAGCTCGTAGGCTAGAAAACCTTGGTGAGTTTGTTCGCGCGGCTTATTACGTTCGCTATAACGCACAAGCACAAGACTTCAGTGAAGCGTTGAGCCAGCGGTTTGCTCAGTCAACCATTGCCTTCCTTACTAATCCTAATGCGCTAAACCAAGGTCGTGAACAAGTTGGCGCAATGAAAAGCCTGACGCTAATGGTTGATAACGTAAAGCAACTGCCACTCACAATGGATGCACAACTTGCGGCACTGAGCCACTTCAATAGTGAGACCGCGCAAGACTCACAATGGGTCGACGGGTTAAACAATCTGTTTCGAGCAATGGCTGGTCACGCGGCTAGAGATGATTTTTACGATTATATGGCGAGTCATACTCAGCATATCGATACACTTGCAGCGTTCGCTCGTGATAACTCATGGGCACTGGATACTGATGCCGGCTTTCTTGTTTATAACGCAGTCCGTGAAACAGGTCGCTTGCTTGCAAGCCCAAACAAAGAAACTAAAGACAAAGCGTTGCGAGTTATGCAGCAAGTGATGGTACAAAACCCGCTTGGCAGTGAGCACGACAAACTTTGGTTAGCAGCGGTTGAGATGATGGGGTATTACGCTCCTGAAGGCTTAAACGGATTGGATCTTGAGCAAGCAAAACGTGATTTAGCGATGCGCGTTCTTCCTAATCGTCATGAATGCCAAGGGCCTGCCATTATTCGATCTCAAGACTTGAGTGCGTCACAAGCCATTGAAGCGTGTGATGTGTTGGCGGCCAAAGAAGCACAATTTCATCAAGTGGCGAATACGGGCCAACAACCTGTAGCCGACGATAACAACAACCGCGTTGAAGTGGCGGTATTTGGCAGTAAAGGCAGCTACACCGATTACTCTGCATTCTTGTTTGGAAACACCACCGATAACGGCGGTCAGTATTTAGAAGGAAACCCTGCTGAAGTGGGTAACGTGGCACGTTTCGTGGCTTACCGTTACGCCAATGGCGATGACCTTTCTATTCTCAATTTAGAGCATGAGTATACTCACTATCTCGATGCGCGCTTTAACCAGTATGGTTCCTTTAGTGACAATTTGGCTCATGGTTATGTGGTGTGGTGGCTAGAAGGTTTTGCAGAGTTCATGCATTACCAGCAAGGCTACGATGCCGCGATTAATTTGATTGCTAGTGGAAAAATGAGTCTGTCGGATGTGTTTGCGACCACTTACTCCCACGATTCTAATCGTATCTACCGATGGGGTTACTTAGCGGTGCGCTTTATGATGGAAGAACACCCGCAAGATGTTGAAAGCTTATTGGCATTGTCTCGTTCTGGTCAGTTTGCCGAATGGGCGCAGCAAGTGAAAGTCTTTGGGCAACAATACAATGGTGAGTTTGAGCGTTGGTTAGAATCTGTCTCAACCGAGCCTGAAATACCAAACCCGGATCCGAACCCAGGAGAGCCAACTGATCCCACCGAGAAGTTCACGGTGCTTGTCGCGAACCAAAGCGTGGTGCTGAGCGGAGAGGCGTATAGCGAGCAGTTGTTTTATGTTGATGTGCCAGAAAACACCAAGCATTTTTCGGTTTCTATTGAAGGTCATGCTCTAGGACAAAGCCAAGGTGATGCTGACCTCTACGTGAGTTACAACAAACAGGCGCATTACTATGATTTTGAATTCAGCCAATATGGTAATGGCAGCAATGAGCATGTGACGTTTGAACCAGAGGCATCAGGTTATATCAAACCGGGACGCTACTACATGAGTATTGCGGGGCGTACCGATTTCAATGATGTGGCACTGTTGGCTTCGCTAGAAACAGAAACGCCAACACCACCAACACAAGAACAAGATGATTTAACGCCTGTAGTATTGGAATCCGGTCAGGCTCAAGTATTGACTGTGCACCAACGACGTTATGCAGCAGTCTATGTACCACAGGGCGTACAAGAGGTTCGAGTGTGGTTGAACGATAAGAATACTGAGCAACCAAATCGAGGCAACGTTGATCTGTTCGCCAGTCACTCATATTGGCCAACGGCAGGGCAACATGACTATGCGTCTGATTACCGTGGTAGCAATGAGTACCTACAAATCCCTGTAACAGAAGAAGGCTATGTGCACTTCTTACTCAGTGCTGAACAGCAAGGGGATGATGTCGAGATGTTGGTGTACTTTCATTAA
- a CDS encoding LysR family transcriptional regulator encodes MKLNNVDLNLLKVFVVVYQEKSLRKAAEKLFVSTPAVSQSVKKLKESLGEELFVLSNKQFLPTPYSDELYRRVFPLLDGLVTAIEEGKQFTPAELSEDFKIEANPHLLPWLTPSLFHQLSDESPLSRLISHTSSQDSLERLKSDEIDFVIHFEAENLPAEIIAVPLVTLKFVLAVRVDHPFKEDVAQIDDLLSFPFAHVDLAYFDQNKHSRLEEEVLSQGKSINMALRTTSVVGLIETIKHSNMIAPCMPPVIEQHKGVLRSIVIEGLEEDAEKMEVFAYLHKKNQHSAKYKWLLDLIETAMVEANHQ; translated from the coding sequence ATGAAACTGAATAATGTCGATTTGAACTTATTGAAAGTGTTTGTGGTGGTATATCAGGAAAAAAGCTTGCGCAAAGCAGCTGAAAAGCTGTTTGTCTCGACACCAGCGGTAAGCCAAAGCGTCAAAAAGCTTAAGGAATCGTTAGGTGAAGAGCTATTTGTTTTGTCCAATAAGCAGTTTCTCCCGACGCCTTATTCTGATGAACTGTATCGACGTGTTTTTCCATTATTGGACGGGTTGGTCACGGCGATAGAAGAGGGTAAACAGTTTACTCCTGCCGAACTAAGCGAAGACTTTAAGATAGAGGCGAACCCGCATCTTTTGCCTTGGTTAACACCCTCTCTGTTTCATCAACTCTCAGATGAAAGTCCACTTTCGAGGTTGATTAGTCATACTAGCTCCCAAGATTCACTGGAAAGACTTAAGAGTGACGAGATTGATTTTGTTATTCACTTTGAAGCTGAAAACCTGCCCGCCGAGATCATTGCCGTGCCTCTCGTGACCCTAAAATTTGTATTGGCAGTAAGAGTCGACCATCCTTTTAAAGAGGATGTAGCACAGATCGATGATTTGTTGTCCTTTCCATTTGCGCATGTAGACCTTGCTTACTTCGATCAAAACAAACACTCGCGATTGGAAGAAGAAGTTTTAAGCCAAGGTAAATCGATTAATATGGCGCTTCGAACGACGTCAGTTGTGGGGTTAATAGAAACGATTAAGCATTCCAATATGATCGCGCCCTGCATGCCTCCGGTGATCGAACAGCACAAGGGAGTATTGCGCTCGATTGTGATTGAAGGATTAGAAGAAGATGCAGAGAAAATGGAGGTATTTGCCTATCTTCATAAGAAAAACCAACACTCTGCTAAATACAAATGGTTACTGGATTTGATCGAAACGGCGATGGTTGAAGCCAACCATCAGTAA
- a CDS encoding DUF1214 domain-containing protein, with the protein MNMISKAFVGSFTCPLRSAAMLVSVTALFSATAIAGNGDATETIQTRAGDFTFETDFLHGIPTQESSAKLFELMDYQRASQAYIWSVPLVSNYAWKQAYADMGAEDGQITYVESHESKLGGLTYNTSTPYAITWFNVEKEPVVIEIPTNELRGAVHTMWQIGISQMTEPGVYVVKAKGSETPSNLPKGAKVFESDTNNVFLGVRLMAKSDQQRMKDLEALKITDLNGKPLSSKGVNFPERGDDAKHPRGMAFWETLNEAIQAEPVAERDRIMHDMLRPLGIEKGKAFTPSDQQRDILEQAVIMGEAMVKNIDFNKTERLPHAAYGKEGNSWEIATASTPNQDRHYGMDLDGRAAWFYEAVTNDIAMHGFENGGWGQIYLDNYRDDNGKGLNGSNHYTLTLDGDVNFADLFWTITVYNVENRAIIDNDIERADVGSNIEGTVKDAQGNYTFHFSPTKPAGVNEANWVQTREDENWFVYFRAYSPSKAFVEQQPETLLPNFKRVD; encoded by the coding sequence ATGAATATGATATCTAAAGCCTTTGTTGGTAGTTTCACTTGCCCATTACGCTCAGCTGCCATGCTAGTTTCTGTAACAGCCTTGTTTTCAGCCACAGCGATAGCAGGCAACGGTGATGCGACAGAAACGATCCAAACGCGTGCAGGTGACTTTACTTTCGAAACCGACTTTCTTCATGGCATTCCAACACAAGAAAGCTCAGCAAAACTGTTTGAACTGATGGACTATCAACGCGCGTCACAAGCTTACATTTGGTCCGTACCTTTGGTGTCAAACTACGCATGGAAACAAGCCTATGCCGACATGGGTGCAGAGGATGGTCAAATTACTTATGTTGAGTCTCATGAATCTAAGCTAGGAGGCTTAACTTACAACACCTCTACGCCTTATGCGATTACTTGGTTTAACGTAGAGAAAGAGCCCGTTGTTATAGAAATTCCCACAAATGAACTGCGTGGCGCGGTACACACCATGTGGCAAATCGGTATTTCACAGATGACCGAACCGGGTGTCTACGTGGTAAAAGCGAAAGGTTCTGAAACGCCTAGCAACTTGCCAAAAGGCGCAAAAGTATTTGAGTCTGATACCAATAATGTTTTCTTGGGTGTTCGCTTAATGGCTAAGTCAGATCAACAACGTATGAAAGACTTAGAAGCATTAAAAATTACTGACCTTAACGGCAAGCCGCTCAGTAGCAAAGGCGTGAACTTCCCTGAACGTGGTGACGATGCTAAGCACCCACGTGGTATGGCATTTTGGGAGACGTTGAATGAAGCGATCCAAGCCGAACCTGTAGCAGAGCGCGACCGCATAATGCACGACATGTTACGCCCACTAGGTATTGAAAAAGGCAAAGCATTTACTCCATCAGATCAGCAGCGTGACATCTTAGAACAAGCGGTAATCATGGGTGAAGCTATGGTCAAAAACATCGATTTCAACAAAACCGAACGTCTACCACATGCGGCTTACGGTAAAGAAGGGAATTCGTGGGAAATCGCAACGGCTTCAACACCAAACCAAGACCGTCACTATGGTATGGACCTCGATGGACGTGCAGCTTGGTTTTATGAAGCCGTCACTAACGACATTGCAATGCATGGGTTTGAGAACGGCGGTTGGGGACAGATCTACCTAGACAACTACCGTGACGACAATGGCAAAGGGCTAAATGGCAGTAACCACTATACTTTGACACTAGATGGAGATGTAAATTTCGCCGATTTGTTCTGGACAATTACTGTCTACAACGTAGAGAACCGCGCCATCATCGACAACGATATTGAACGTGCCGACGTGGGTTCAAACATCGAAGGAACAGTTAAAGATGCGCAAGGTAATTACACGTTCCACTTCTCGCCAACTAAGCCAGCGGGCGTTAATGAAGCGAATTGGGTGCAAACCCGAGAAGATGAAAACTGGTTTGTTTACTTCCGCGCTTACTCACCAAGTAAAGCGTTTGTAGAGCAGCAGCCTGAAACCTTGTTGCCTAACTTTAAGCGTGTGGACTGA
- a CDS encoding acyl-homoserine-lactone synthase, protein MKITSSLDSLLASSLSIEIKQRALIELVISTYQPQERTALFQSVTEYRRSQLELFFPEHQNKSYSVLFEVMDYRDLILRYPNTLSAEVDLLEQAVGQCYMHWLDFWCECEIAAIKAKSPLNTKSPSSVDLPIKDSAYYGAIVEHIEDAQLVVQTPCHPQGMSISDAIALSNLEVFIKGEKWFEMLPLLHLSQAGKHFILLKHPVDEAFPTLVSSALIQDWSKSDTWLSYAPPFSNEQWHYCLPNHGYDELAKLQLFTPPTLSKCYSLPEFDQQFQLQLSAKYALCEVLRLTVSGKTQQKLYFLYLAQKELMSVLHQIGYKIGFTIIEQPFMLQFYQTIEPNAYFHSGYCELNDDGTTIYRGFWNFEMMVKAFNDIDFRSYKSAVRESRKLSSLEKLSSAEKTISEKKARAVLKPSSVRKDEHV, encoded by the coding sequence ATGAAAATAACGTCGTCTTTAGATTCACTGTTGGCTAGCAGTCTGTCTATCGAAATAAAACAGCGAGCTCTGATAGAGCTCGTCATCAGTACCTATCAGCCACAAGAGCGCACTGCTCTTTTCCAAAGCGTGACAGAATATCGTAGAAGCCAGTTAGAATTGTTTTTCCCTGAGCATCAAAACAAAAGCTATTCGGTATTGTTTGAGGTGATGGACTACCGCGATCTGATTCTGCGCTATCCAAACACACTATCTGCAGAGGTTGATCTTCTAGAGCAGGCCGTAGGCCAGTGCTACATGCATTGGTTAGATTTTTGGTGTGAATGTGAAATTGCCGCAATCAAAGCAAAATCGCCATTGAACACCAAGTCCCCTTCTTCTGTTGATCTGCCCATTAAAGATAGTGCCTACTACGGTGCAATCGTTGAACACATCGAAGATGCTCAACTTGTAGTGCAAACGCCCTGTCACCCACAAGGAATGTCAATCAGCGATGCCATTGCTTTAAGCAATCTTGAGGTGTTCATCAAGGGCGAGAAATGGTTTGAGATGCTGCCTTTATTACACCTTTCTCAGGCAGGTAAGCATTTTATTCTACTCAAACATCCAGTTGATGAAGCCTTTCCGACACTGGTTTCCTCTGCACTGATTCAAGATTGGTCAAAGAGTGATACGTGGTTAAGTTACGCGCCCCCGTTCAGCAATGAGCAATGGCACTACTGTTTACCCAATCACGGTTACGACGAACTGGCGAAGCTACAACTTTTCACACCGCCTACACTGTCAAAGTGTTACTCTCTGCCAGAATTTGACCAGCAATTCCAGTTACAATTGTCTGCTAAATACGCCCTATGTGAAGTACTGCGTCTGACAGTCAGTGGTAAGACTCAACAAAAGCTCTATTTCCTCTATCTTGCTCAAAAAGAGCTGATGAGTGTCTTACACCAAATAGGGTACAAAATCGGCTTCACTATTATCGAGCAACCTTTCATGCTTCAGTTTTATCAAACTATTGAACCCAATGCGTACTTCCACTCAGGGTATTGCGAATTAAATGATGACGGCACAACAATTTATCGTGGGTTCTGGAATTTCGAGATGATGGTAAAAGCATTCAATGACATCGATTTTCGCAGCTACAAAAGCGCAGTGCGTGAGAGCAGAAAGCTAAGCTCACTAGAAAAATTGAGTTCTGCGGAAAAAACGATCTCAGAAAAAAAAGCAAGGGCGGTATTAAAACCGAGTTCGGTAAGAAAGGATGAACATGTTTGA
- the kduD gene encoding 2-dehydro-3-deoxy-D-gluconate 5-dehydrogenase KduD has protein sequence MILESFSLEGKVAIVTGCNTGLGQGIALGLAEAGCKVVGVNRTEPEETIEKMSAAGHSFLNVSADLLDQACIPEVIERTLAEFGQVDILVNNAGIIRRQDAIEFSEQDWDDVMNVNTKTVFFMSQAVAKQFKAQGTGGKIINIASMLSFQGGIRVPSYTASKSAVMGVTRAMANEWARDNINVNAIAPGYMETNNTQALREDAVRNQAILERIPAERWGKPQDIAGPCVFLASSASDYINGYTIAVDGGWLAR, from the coding sequence ATGATCTTAGAGTCATTCAGTCTGGAAGGTAAAGTAGCGATAGTGACTGGCTGCAACACGGGGCTTGGGCAAGGTATTGCATTAGGCCTAGCGGAAGCTGGTTGTAAGGTTGTCGGTGTTAACCGAACAGAACCTGAAGAGACTATTGAGAAAATGAGTGCGGCAGGTCATTCGTTCTTAAACGTGAGTGCTGATCTTCTCGATCAAGCGTGCATTCCAGAGGTTATAGAGCGCACTTTGGCTGAGTTTGGCCAAGTCGACATCTTGGTCAACAATGCAGGAATTATTCGTCGCCAAGATGCTATTGAGTTCTCAGAGCAAGATTGGGATGACGTAATGAACGTGAACACCAAGACTGTGTTCTTTATGTCTCAAGCTGTTGCGAAGCAGTTTAAGGCTCAAGGCACTGGCGGAAAAATCATTAACATCGCATCAATGCTCTCATTCCAAGGTGGTATTCGCGTGCCTTCTTATACTGCCTCAAAGAGTGCAGTGATGGGAGTGACACGTGCGATGGCGAACGAATGGGCGCGCGATAATATCAACGTGAATGCGATAGCCCCCGGTTATATGGAAACGAACAATACTCAAGCTCTGCGTGAAGATGCTGTGCGTAATCAAGCGATTCTTGAGCGTATTCCGGCTGAACGTTGGGGTAAACCGCAAGATATCGCAGGTCCTTGTGTGTTCTTAGCCTCATCAGCATCGGATTACATTAACGGCTATACCATTGCTGTTGACGGTGGTTGGTTAGCTCGTTAA
- a CDS encoding RpiB/LacA/LacB family sugar-phosphate isomerase, with amino-acid sequence MKIALMMENSQAGKNAMVAAELESVAGGIGHDVFNLGMTDENDHHLTYIHLGIMASILINSKAVDFVVTGCGTGQGALMSLNLHPGVVCGYCLEPSDAFLFNQINNGNALALAFAKGFGWAGELNIRYIFEKAFTGERGNGYPLERAEPQQRNAALLNEVKAAVVKDNFIDSLRAIDQELVKTAVGSERFQQCLFDHCQDPDIADYVRSLLD; translated from the coding sequence ATGAAAATCGCACTAATGATGGAAAACAGTCAGGCAGGTAAAAATGCCATGGTTGCAGCTGAGCTAGAGTCAGTGGCGGGTGGCATTGGTCATGATGTTTTTAATCTAGGTATGACCGACGAGAATGATCACCACTTAACGTATATCCACTTAGGTATCATGGCTAGTATTCTCATCAACTCAAAGGCTGTGGACTTTGTTGTGACGGGATGTGGAACAGGGCAAGGTGCTTTGATGTCACTGAACCTGCATCCGGGTGTGGTTTGTGGCTACTGCCTAGAGCCATCAGATGCGTTCTTGTTTAACCAAATCAACAACGGTAATGCTCTCGCTCTCGCTTTTGCTAAAGGCTTTGGCTGGGCTGGTGAACTCAACATTCGTTATATCTTTGAAAAAGCGTTCACAGGCGAGCGTGGTAATGGGTATCCACTAGAGCGAGCTGAACCACAACAGCGTAACGCAGCACTGTTAAATGAGGTGAAAGCCGCAGTGGTCAAAGATAACTTTATTGATTCGCTAAGAGCAATCGACCAAGAGCTCGTGAAAACAGCGGTTGGCAGTGAGCGTTTCCAACAATGCTTGTTTGATCATTGCCAAGACCCAGACATTGCGGATTACGTTCGTTCACTTTTAGATTAA